The genomic window ACACTATTATAATATTCTAGAAGATATTGAAATACTAACAGAAACTATAAATGAGATAGCGAAAATGGGGAGTGTAAAATGACAAAGGCACAGGTAATAGCCATACTAATAATAATCATAATGATTATAAGCACAATAGCATACGCACTAATATAATTAGGAGGAACACTAATGGAAAAAGTTAGGATAGGGGCTGTGGTAGCTGAATTTAATTATGATATAACCCAGATGATGTTAAAGTTGGCTGAAGAACATGCAAAATTTCTCGGTTCTGAAATAACTAAAGTCGTGCCCGTGCCCGGCGTCTTTGACATGCCCCTTGCAATCAAAAAACTCCTAGAAGATGATAACATAGATGCTGTCATAACATTGGGGGCTGTTATCGAAGGGGCTACAGATCATGATCAGATAGTAGCACAACACGCATCCCGTAAAATAGCCGACCTCGCCCTAGAATATGATAAACCAGTAGCCCTCGGAATCTCAGGACCTAGCATGACCCGCTTAGAAGCCCATCAACGAGTAGATTATGCTAAAAGGGCCGTTGAAGCTGCTGTTAAAATGTATAGGAGACTGAAAAAACTCTAGATTTTGGGATGGAATTGCAGATTCTAAAACCTGAAGAATTAAGGGAGAAATTTAAAGATCCATGGATAGCCCCTTATAAAAAGATTATCACAATGGTGGACAACGACCTTGTAGAGATAATAGAATATCATCCTTGTATTTCAGGTTCCCATTGGATGATCTACCAATACCCACGGACAAGTAAACTAATACTAAAAGCAAAAAGGGATGGTAACCGCCACATTTACCTTACAAAGACGGGAAAAACTCATCTAAATTTAAGGGCGAGCTTGAATGCTGCTGGAATCGAAGAAGTCACCGTAACCAAGGATGAGGTTAAGGTCGTTCACGCCGGCCTTGCAGGGGCTGGAGTTGGCGCTGCAATGTGCAGGGGGATGGCAAAAGGCGTTAAACGGGTTGAACTATACGATGTTGGTGGAGGATCAAAGGTTGGACGGGCCGCTGTTATAACACCAAGACTTGAAAAGGTTATCATAGGCATAGATGATACAGATACAAAGGATAAAGGAGCCACATGGACCCTAGCACATAATATTGGGGTTGAACTTTCAAGCGAAGGTTTCGAGTACTTGGATCATATTATAGTGCAACTTTATCCACACAATCCATATAAGACACAAAATTGTGTGTCTGTTGCATTAACATTCGCAGTTAAACCCGGAACCCAAGAGGAACTCATAGAAAGGATCATAGAGAAATTAAAGGAGAAAACTCTCTCCGATAAGACCTCTATCGCAATCTTTAATGGTATAATGATCCCAGAAAAGCTTAGAGAATATTCTATAAGAGCTAAGAAAAAACTAGTCACTGTAGATGAGGCCAGAAAAATTGCAGAGGAGGTTGGGGTCCAATTAATAGAGGTCACAGGAGCCCAAGGACAAATTGGGGCCCTTGCAGCCATAGGATTATCTGATGATGTTGATGAGGCTGTTAAAGTTTATCAGAGATGATATTGAGGAATATACCCTCTTCTATTGTGGCAAATTGCATATTAGTCTTTATCGGCTTCCCGATCTCTACTATTATAATATGATCACCCCAGTATATGGTATAATTTTCCCTGGGTGAATTTTCATTAAAGTATATTGTCCTAACATGTATTCCATTTATATAAATTGCATATGAACCATTCTTCATCGCGCCCAAGGCTGTTGTGATCTTTTTACCATCAAGGTAGATGTTTACTTCACGGCCACTTTTATCATTATCTTCAATTAAAATACCATTTTCTATCGTAATATTAGACTGGTTTGAAATTTTACGGACTGCAAATATATTATTGAAGACTTTTCGAAGGGCGCTATCCCTGATCACATCCCCTACGTTCACATCTAATATTTCTCTAGCATTTGCCGGTATCCTAATGATGTTAACATCATTAGGCCTTGATTCCTTTAATGTGTAATCTACTCCCCCAATATAAACTATGTCACCATAGTTGAGTCCCAAGGTGTCAACAGCCTCCTTTGGCAATCTTATAGTATCATTTTCACCTTCAAGGGCACTATCTATAGTGTATGGCCCCCTAACATCGAATGTTCTATTCTCCGCATTCTTCTTCCATATTATAAGGTTTCCAGGGTTGGGTTCGATGGATATTTTACCCTCATCAATATGAACCGCTCCAAGAAGCGCTGAAATCATGGCAACAAGGATAAGGGCCGACACCAAAATGGGAAAATGCATGTAGATGAATGATCTTAAAACTTGTAAGCGCCCCTTTGAACTGGCTAAAACATGATATGATCTTTTAACCAACGCCACAAAATAATAAGCTGCTATAATAACCCCCACAACACCCATTATAATACCTACAGTTGGGGGAAGAGCCCTGATAAAAAATATGCTAAAAATTCCCAAGGTAATGAGTGAAAGTCCAAGTATGCACATCCGAATTGATTCACCCATGGAATCCATCATGGTTATCCTACCATATTCAAGGGCCCTGTCAACAATGGTACGGACAACCTCTGTAGCTACAATGTTAAGGTCAGAGAGACTTGCCATGTCATGTTCAAGTTCGCCTATATCAACCTCTTTGACATTTAACCCTTGGACGTCGGCATCGAGAATTATACCCACATCAACTCCATAATCATCTTCAAATTTCATCCGTTCAAGGACGCTCCTTTTAGCGGCGAACTGGCCACTTAATGGCTGCTCAAATTTTATCTCCGGGAAGAAAAATCTCAAGAGAGGTTTCGCGGTCAATTCAGTGACTCTACCAGCTCTTCTTTTAAATTTGGTCTTTGTAATATCCGCCCGGCCCTCTATGATGGGCTTTATCATCTTGTCTATCTTGGCTGTTGTGATATTTCTAAGATCAGCGTCTAAGAAGACTACGATATCACCTTTTGAATGTTTAAAACCTGTTTTAAGGGCCGCGCCTTTGCCGCGATTGCTTGCATGGCGTATTATCTTTGCACCTGCCCTTTTAGCCTCCTTGTAAGTATTGTCAAATGAACCATCATCAACTACAATAACTTCATCCACATAAGATGAACTATGGGCCGCCTTAACAACTTTTGCAACAGTTTTTTCTTCATTATAGGCTGGGATAACCACCGAAACACTTAAATCCCTTTCATGCTTCTTCAAAACACATAGTAGTATTACTATGATGAGGATTAACCAATACATGCCCTTTGACTCCAAAAAATTCTATATATGGGAAAATATCCCTTAACAATTCTACTAATGTTATTATAAAAAGCACTTTAATATATAGATTAGACAAGATTATAAAGAAAAGCTTAATAGTATGATTTCACTCTAAGTAAAAGATTAATGGAGAACCTGTCAAGGAAAAGACATCTTCTACCCTATATCAAAGGTTATGTTTACTTTCATGGTTTGGGTGGTTAAATGAAACCAAAGGTAATGATAGTTCTTGGAAGCGGAACAGATTATATGATAGCTGAAAAGGCTATGGACATTCTTGAAGAACTTAAAATCTCCTATGATTTGAAGGTGGCATCGGCTCACAGAACCCATGAAAGGGTTAAGAGCATCGTTTTAGATTCTGTTAAAAATGGTGTGGAAGTTTTCATAGGCATAGCTGGATTATCAGCACATCTTCCAGGGATAATAGCCGCGAACACCTATCGACCAGTTATCGGGGTGCCTGTTGATGTTAAAATAGGAGGTCTTGACGCCCTATTCGCATGTTCTCAGATGCCATTCCCAGTCCCAGTTGCCACTGTTGGTATTGACAGGGGAGAAAACGGCGCCTTATTCGCAGCCCAGATACTTGGAACCTATAATCAGAAAATAAGAGCCCGTATAATAAAACTTAGAAAAGGATATTATGAAAAGGTTGAAAGTGATGAATCACATATCACTAATAACATTAAAGGAAATTATTACTCTCCAATCGAAATAGCAATCCCAGAGCCAACATGGACAACCAATGAGAGGACAGCAAATAATGACAGCCCACTTGTTTCTGTCATCCCGGGCAGTTATTCTGATATGAAAATCACTAAAAAAGTCACCATGTTCTTGGATAGACTGGGCATACCCTATGATTTGAATGTTATATCCCCTATAAGATATCCTGAACGTTTCCAAAAATACATAGAGAATATGGAAACTGTTAAATTGTTCATAGCGATCAGTGGATTATCTGCACATGTAACCGGCACAATAGCAGCCCTTACAGACAAACCAGTTATAGGAGTCCCTTGTGCCTTTAAAGCTTATGGTTTAGACTCTTTATTCTCTATGGTTAACATGCCACCAGGAGCCCCTGTAGGCATTGTTGGAATAGGAAATGGTGGTAACGCCGCCATATTAGCGGCTGAAATCCTCGGGATAAAAAATGAGAAAATAGAAACAAGAATAAAAAAATTAAGAGGAGGGATCCAGTAACCTGAACTAGGTGATCAAATGAGAAAATTTCTACAAACCATAAAAGACGAATTTGATATTATAAGAATCGAAAAGGAAGTTTCAACCCATATTGAAGCCGCTAAAATCCTCAGAGAACATCCCGGAGAAATAGTAATCCTAGAAAATATCAAGGAATCCGACATACCAGTGATCTCAGGAATATGCAACAGCAGAAAAAAAATCTCAAGGGCACTTAACTGCAAAAAAGAGAACATAACAAAACGAATAATCCAGGCAATGGATAACCCAACCCCAATAGAAGATATTAAAAAACTTGAAGGTTACCATTCCCAAAAAGCAAATTTAGAGAAGCTACCAATCCTCAAATACTATCAAAAGGACGGGGGCCCCTATATTACCGCTGGTGCCATCATAGCCAAAGATCCAGAAACAAGGGTACGGAATGCTTCTATCCATAGGATGATGTTACTCGATAAAAGACACTTAGCTGTGCGCATAGTTCCAAGGCATCTCTACAGTTATTACAAAAGAGCCGAAGAAATGGGAGAAGACTTGCCCATAGTTATAGTCATTGGAATGCACCCTGCAACATTACTCGCAACAACAACATCAGTACCAATAGATGTTGATGAACTAGAAGTTGCAAACAATTTCCATGATGGAAAACTTAAACTTTTCAAATGCGAAAAAGTGGACATTGAAGTCCCAGATGCGGAGATAATAATAGAAGGGAAGATCTTGGCCAATAAAAGAACCGATGAAGGTCCCTTCGTGGATTTAACCGGCACCTATGATATTATAAGAAAAGAACCTATTATAGAAGTTGAAAGGATCCACTTTAAAAACAACCCACTATATCATGCTATTTTACCCGCCGGACTTGAACATAAACTCCTTCAAGGACTCCCACAAGAGCCGAGAATATTCAAAGCAGTGGAAAATACCGTTCCAAGTGTGAAGAATGTGATTCTTACAGAGGGTGGTTGCTGCTGGTTACATGCAATCGTATCTATAAAAAAACAGGCTGAGGGTGATGCTAAAAACGTTATAATGGCAGCTTTATCAGCTCATCCATCATTAAAGCATGTTGTAGTTGTTGACGATGATATAAACCCCTTTGATCTAGAGGATGTGGAGTATGCGATAGCTACACGAGTAAAAGATGATGATATACTTATAGTCCGAGGGGCTAGGGGTTCATCACTTGATCCTTCAGCATCAGCCGATGGGACAACCACAAAGGTTGGTGTAGACGCCACAAAACCATTAAAAGGATCTGAAAAATTCGAGAGGATAATCTAGATTATTATGTCTATTTTCGCATTACAAGAAGGGCACCTACCCTTTTTCAGATTTAACCGGTTTATCTGGAAGCCATATCTTTGTACTAGAAGTTCGCCGCAATTATAACAATAAGTGTTTTCCTCTGAAAGACCCGGAACATTCCCCACATAAACGTATCTCATACCCTCTTCAAGTGCAATTTCACGGGCTTTGAGAAGCGTCTCTGTTGGTGTTGGGGGTAAATGTTGCATCTTATAATGGGGGTAGAAACGTGTGAAATGTAATGGGACTTCAACCCCGACTTCATCGACCATGAACCTGACAAGGGCCCTGAGCTCATCCTCTGAATCGTTATATCCTGGTATTATAAGGTTTGTGACCTCAATGTGTATCCCCGCGTCATGCATCCATTTTATGCTGTCAAGTACTGGTTGTAATTTTGCACTGCACACAGTCTTATAGAATTCATCCGTCATCCCCTTTAAGTCTATGTTAGCAGCATCTAACAATGGGGATAAGAGCTCGAGGGTTTCCTCGGTCATATAACCATTCGTAACATAAACAGTCTTAATATCATCCTTATGTGCAAGTTTTGCACAGTCAAGTGTATATTCAAGCCAGATAGTGGGCTCGTTATATGTCCATGCAATAGACCTACAATTGTACCTTTTAGTAGTCTCGATGGCCTCCTCAGGCGGTATATCCTCTGTATATGCTTCGTCTATTACTGCTTGTGAAATATTCCAATTTTGGCAGTGCTTGCAACGAAAGTTACAACCAACCGTCCCTAGAGAGTAGACAAAACTGCCAGGGTAGAAATGAAATAATGGTTTCTTTTCGATTGGATCCACTGCAGCGGAAGATACAGCAGCATAAATTAAACTGTAAAGCTTACCATTCCTGTTTTCCCTTGTGAGGCAAAATCCCCTTCTACCTTCAGGGATCGAACACCTTCTATTACATACACTACATCTCACCCTCTCATTGACTTTTTCATAAAGGATAGCCTCTTTTATCAACTTCAACCCCTCAGATGTTCATATCCTTTTACTGGTGGTATGTATGTTCTTCCCTCTTTATCAACTATTTCAATTCTCCCTGTTTTAGTGACTTCACCTATGATATAGAAATTTAATCGATCGCTGAGGGGGATGACATTTTCGGGTGGTATTGTGAAAAGAAGTTCGAAATCTTCACCATAATAAATCCCCAATTCAATGGGGTCCTCCTTGATTAATCTCGCTATCTCCTTCACCTCATAAGGGATGGGGAGTTTTTCCTTGTATAATCTTATTCCAATTTTATTGGAGGTGGCAGTTATCAGTTCATTCAATTCACTTACAAGACCATCTGTTATATCGGTAGCTGCGTTTACAAGATGCGATTTTGCTAATATTCGAGCCTCTTTTAATCTTGCTTCTGGTTTAAGCGCGTGATCCATGATCTTGGATAATATATCATCTGTTACTGGTACTTCTTCTATATTATGGAGGAGTATTTTTATCCCGGCTGCTGCGAGGCCTAATTGTCCAGTTACTCCTACCAGATCTCCCTCTTTTGATCCGCTTTTTAAAAGCGCATCTTCTTTCAGTGTTCTCCCAATGGCAGCCCCTGCTAATATTATCTCATCTGCTTCCTTTGTATCCCCTCCAATGAGAGGTATCCTGTAATGGTCACAAGCTTTGAGGATGCCTCTAAGGAGTTCGTCGAATTCTTCAACTTTCATATGGGCTGGAAGACCCATTGACATTAGTAGTCCCAATGGTTTAGCCCCCATTGCGGCTAAATCGCTTATATTGACTGTTACGCTTTTCCAGCCCATTTGCTCATGGTTCATGGCCTTGGGGAAATGAGAGGTTTGTCTTAGTAGGTCGGTTGTTGCAACAATGTATTCTTTGCCCATGTCTATGAGGGCGGCATCATCACCAAGACCTTCTATGTTAAAATCCTTCAGATGCAATTTTATATTGGCTATTATCCTTTTAATAAGCTTTTTTTCTCCTAAATCTGAGACTTTCATCTTTATCATGAAAGGGCGGAATTTACCCTGTCTTTTATTATTTCAACTATTCGGGGGTCCGCGCCTAGGGGTTCTGTGTAGATTATTTCACCGTTAAATTCGATTTTTTCGTCGTGTTGGTGTTCATGGGAGTGGTGGTGTTCTTTTCCATCATCTATTCCTAGTATGTGTGGTATGTCATGTTTTGTGTGCACTCCATGTGCTAGGAATACTGGTGTGACGATTATTTTTTTAACGCCTTTTTTTGAAAGTTTTTTTACGGCTTCGGGGATGGTTGGTTTTGAAATGTTCATGAAGCCTATTTCAACTGGGTATTCTACCTCCTTCTCGTAGAGTTTGGCGAGTTTTTTTATAACTTTTTCTCCATATGGTAGTCTGCTGCCATGGCCTACGAGTAGGACTCCTATTTTATTTGGCTGGTTTGAATTTGAAGCCATATGTTATCACTCCATCTTTTCCTTCTTCTCTTATTTTTCTGAATACCATTTCTACTTCGTCTCCTATTTTTATATTGTCAGGGTTGCAGTCAACGATTTGTGTGGTTATTTTAACCCCTTCTTCTAATTCGACTATGGCCACTACATATGGTGCTATGTTTTTGAATTCGTCGCTTGGAGCGTGTATCACGGAGTAACTGTGTATTTTACCTTTTCCTTTAAATTTTATGTCTTCTAGTTTGCCTTTTCTCCTGCAGTGGGGGCATACTATGCGTCTTGGGAAGAATATTGAACCACATTTTAGGCATTTAGAGCCTAGTAGATTGTAACGTTGGGGTATATGGCGCCATGTTCTCACAGTTTCTGACATTTTATGAACCTCCATTCTGCACTATCTTGTGGTTTTAGAATACTTTTTAGTTTGTATACATACCATGGGAGTTGTTAAAACCCTTTTTAAGTTTTCATGTTATTTAAACTATTAGGGGGGTAATACTTTTTTCATGATTTGCTAAAAATTGTTATGATAATATTTTTATAATATTTTATATTATAGTATTATTTATGATTGGGGATAAAGGTTATGTTTTGAATGGAACGGTACTTTTACTTATAATACCAGTTTTCATATTACTTTTCAGCGCGTTAACTGTGTTAAATTATGAGAATAGGGCTAATTATGATTCAATGAATTCAAACAATGTCATTTCAACATTTAAAGACGTGAAAAATAATATACCAGTTATAACCTTGGATGTTCTGAATGAAAGTGCCTATGAAGTCATCGAAGAAAATATGACAATTATAAACAGTAGTGAATATGTGAAAGAGAAAGTGCAGGAAAGAATCAATAAACTCAGCTATGATTGCGATGTTAACTGCACAATAAAGAGCATAGCATCATATGAGAATGACCCATTCTATATTGAAGTGAATTCGACAATAACAGTCCAAAAAGACAATATTAAACATGTAGAAAACATTTCACAATTAGTATCAATTGAAGGCTTGCCAGATCCGCTCCCATTTACGAAATGCGATTCAATCTCCCACAATATGACTTGTATAGAATATCATCACGGCTTAGTAGCTTATCTTGGAGGTGTGGAAAACGGATCATTTTATGAAAACGCTACTTCACCTTTTATTATCAAAAAATGCCCCTATGAACCCTATGAAACCCATGGATCCATCCCAGTCATGTTAGATTGCATCCAAAACGGCTATTATCATAAAAGTAATGATGGGGCCTGTTACCTCTGTCGGTTAGAAGGAAGAGCTACATGCCTCCATCAAGGCTTGGAGACTTTCATAATATCTTATATGTTGAATAATGGCTCTACCATAGCCTCAATAGATCATGTTATATTCAACGATTTATATGAAGGCCAACCATTTATCATAAATGCCACATATGCGCTCTTCTTGGATGAAGCTCATCAAAAAAAGTATGGGATAAAATGAAAGAAGAAGGCCTAGTATTCTCAACAGACATGCTATTATCGATAGTCGTCATAATTGTCATAATAGGAGTCTCCAGCGATCTGATGGATATGAACAGGGAGATAACCCATGAAAATTTTCAAAGGTATTATTTTGAAAGGATAGCAAGCGAAACAACAGAAATATTGATAAATATACCAGGATCGCCGGATAACTGGGAGACTCTTCCCACTACTAATAATGTGATCCCAGGCTTATCTACTACTGAAAATTCCAAAATTTTATCCTATGATAAAATATGTAAATTAAAAGCCAACCCAGAACTCCTCAACAGGATACTCCCACCACAAGTACATATGAACATAACATTATATCCTAAAAATGAGATAATACCACCCATTATAATTAAAGGGGATGATGGAACACCTCATGAGATATTCATAGTGAATAGGACAGTCCAATGTGATTTCTACAAGAAATATGTTATCCTAGAATTAAATTCGAAATCTAATGGTTGCTATAGGCATGATAAATGGAAATGTGGCTACTTCAAAGCAACACTTGAGGAAATTGAAGAGAATAATTATTACCTTTTAGCAGACAATCCAAGGATATCATGGATTATAGACACGCCCGAAAACAAGAACTATGAAGAAAATACCTATGAGTCTCCTGTACTTTTAAATAATATAATAGAAGGCTTTTTATCCTCGAATTCTACTGGGATAATCTGGGTACATGTAAAAGGTGATGGGAATGTTTTAATCATTTCAGTGCCTAAGGGATATTCTGTACCGCTTCAACCAGCTTATTTCCAAGTTCAACCATGCGATTTTGTCATGGTAGCATGGATTTAAACATTTAAAAATAATATTATCATGAAAACAAGACAAATATTCGCCATAGGATCTGTTAAACTTGTTGAAAGGGGCACTACAACATTATCCGGGTCTAATTCTCTTCTATATGAAAGAGAGTTCAAGTAGAAGCCTAAAATCAAAAGGAAGGGTGTTAGAATGTAACCTGCAAGTGCGCTTATCAAGATCATCTTATGAAGTGGAATGGTTGGCAAGCCCAACCCAGCACTTACAATATGGGCTAAAACCCCTATCACTGGATAGATTATAATGGAAAGTATGATAATTATGCCAAAATTATAAAGAGCCCCTTTCCGTGGTATCAGTGTTGGAGGTATAATACCTGAATGTAGACCAGAGGATAATCTAGCACCTAATATACTTACAAGGTCCCCACTTTCTCCTGAGAATAATGGTACAAGTGCAAGTATACTAGGATTATCTAATATGACAGATAATCTACTGTTTAGGATGCTACCAGCACTTGTTCCAAAGATAGAACAGAGAAGTAGCACCGGGACGCTTTGACTAATTATACCCTTTAAATATTCATCCCCTTTTAACCCTATTAAAAGGCCCAATAGTCCCATTAAAATGAAAAGAAGAAAAAATGTTGGTTCTAAGATTGTATTTTTTATTAATTCTAAGAATAGTATGGCTAAAAAAACTGATGGTAGTGTGAAAAGGTCTCCTGATGCTGCTATCAATGGAGTGGTAATATTGTCAGGATCCCACCCGTTTTCATAACTTTTGAGCGCGATCAGGATCGTGGCAGGTAATAAAAAAATCCCGGAGATTATACCACCCATGACTGATATGATGGTGAAATCAATTATTCCTATGTTTTTAAAATTTGAAATTTCACAGATTGTCCATGCCATAAGCCCAAGGAATAAGGACATTATTATAGTTAAAATTATGGTGGATTCTATGTTATCATTTAAAATTTTAGATTTTTTAAGTTCTGTTGAGAGGGTACCTATATGAAGGTTCGATCCGAGACGTGAACCTAAAGCCCCGAAAATGTTACCTCGCATCCCTATTGCACCAGGTATAAGGACTATAAGACCTGGGTAGGCTTCAAGGAAATGTGTCATTTTACTTAGGACTATACCTGCTATAAGGTCGCCGATGGCACATATAAGAAGTGCGAATAAACTTTCGCCAAGGATCCTTTTTACGCTTTTGATAAAAAAATTTATTTTCTTGAAAATTTCGAAGAATTTTATAAAAGCCTTTGAGAACAATATTGAAATGTTAACTAGGAGCGTGAGCAGGTGATCCATTATAATCTTTATTTTCTCTGTTAATTTTTTCGTCATATAGGATCACCTGCAACTTCTCCCTTTGTTATTCAGAGTTCATCGAGTGACATTTCATTCTTGGCAAGTTTTCTCAATAACTCTGCCCCGGCTTCATTGCCCTTGGCGATAAGAGTATCCTCTTCAGCTAATACTGTGTTCCTGTCAGGTCCATAGATCCATGATTCACCCCTTCTTATAGCGATTATCCTCATACCAGTCCTTGTTCCCAAGAGAATCTCCCCTAGTGATTTTCCGATGAGTTCTGATCCCTCTTCTATGGTTACCCTCATGATTATCTCATCAGATTCCTCCATCACCATCTTAAATACTGGGTGGGGTTTTATACCCTTCAAAACTAGTTCTGCAATGTCTTTGGCGGCGTCAGCTATGTTTTCGGCGGCTTGCCCTACCTCAAGTAAAGCTGTGAGTTCTTCCGCGTCTTCAACAGATCTTGCAGCGAGGAGGGACTCTTTCTTGATCTCATAATTAAGCCTATTCACTTTATTTTCCAATTTTTTAACTTCCTCAGCAGCGTCCCTACTATTAAATAAAAGCGCGGAATATGCCAAGTCGACCATTAACTCCGAAAGGTTTTTCATTTCAATTAGGATATCTTTAACACTAGCCTTTGACAATTTTCTCCCCTCACATTAGTCTAGTTTCATGAATGCAATTCCTCCTCAACTTTAAAAGCTCTTTCTTTTTCTTGTTGAGATCTTCAACCTCCTTAATAATATCATCTAAACTTTTCTTTAAACATTTAACAGTGTCTTCTTCATGGATCCATTCACATTCTTGACAACTCCAAACACCTTTATCCTTTATCCAATAACCACCTGTCGAACCGTCACCACAAGGATAGAAAGGACAATAACAGAATGTGCAATCTTGGCCCATGAAATGGCAAGGATAATATTCACATTCGAGGTTAGGACCTTCCTGGATTTCTCCATTGATGTACCTTTGATAATATTCGCGCGCAAGTGGGTGAATAAAATATTTAAGAGCGTATCCCCTCGGTGTTATCATGTAACCTTCTTTAATGTAGGTTGTGGGATTGCCAATTATTATTGTAGTTGACATGTCCACATTCTCCACATCTAATCTTTGGAGGTTTGTCAACTTGGCTTTTCCATCCTTAACCACCCCAACTGGTGTATAAGGGGCTAAATGTTCCTTTATTATCTTTAATACTTCCATTAGCGGCCTTTTCCTCCTTTTGCTCTTTGGGTTATAGAATACTATGATAAATCCTGCTGTCACAGCATTTTCAACCTTCTTTTTTATCTCGGAAAGTGGTGTTAGAATGTCACTTAAACTTATGACTGCAAAATCATGTAGAGGCGCTCCAAGTAGAGAAGCGGCATAATTTACTGCCGTCACCCCAGGTATCACTTCAACTTCAATATTGGAGTATTTGTCGATTAAATGAAAGAATACATTGGCCATGCCAAAAATTCCAGGATCCCCTGAGCTTATTAGTGCAACATTTTTTCCTTCTCTGTGTTTTTTTATCGCGATCTCGGCCCGTTTAATCTCTTCTCGCATCCCCTTCTCAATGACTTCTTTGTCCTTTATGATATCGCGGATTTTATCAATATACTTTTTGTAGCCTATTATAACATCAGCGTCTTTTATAGCTTTAAAAGCTCTGAATGTCATGTCATCTCTTGTAGGTCCAATTCCAACGATTTTAATCAATTTATCCACCCTAATAAACGCGAATAATAGAAAGTATTTTTATTGTCCCTACATCTACTTTGATCTCGTGATCTTCAACCGTTGCAACTGCTGTTGCTGTTATCATGAATCGTGCTGTTGGCTTTATGACTATTTGACCAGTGGATTCAGTCACATTTTCCCTATAGGCCATTGCTGTGATGTTAACATTCACGCGCTCATTTTCCAAGTCTTCGAAGGTTGTTGCATTGAG from Methanothermobacter tenebrarum includes these protein-coding regions:
- the amrS gene encoding AmmeMemoRadiSam system radical SAM enzyme; translated protein: MIKEAILYEKVNERVRCSVCNRRCSIPEGRRGFCLTRENRNGKLYSLIYAAVSSAAVDPIEKKPLFHFYPGSFVYSLGTVGCNFRCKHCQNWNISQAVIDEAYTEDIPPEEAIETTKRYNCRSIAWTYNEPTIWLEYTLDCAKLAHKDDIKTVYVTNGYMTEETLELLSPLLDAANIDLKGMTDEFYKTVCSAKLQPVLDSIKWMHDAGIHIEVTNLIIPGYNDSEDELRALVRFMVDEVGVEVPLHFTRFYPHYKMQHLPPTPTETLLKAREIALEEGMRYVYVGNVPGLSEENTYCYNCGELLVQRYGFQINRLNLKKGRCPSCNAKIDIII
- the thiL gene encoding thiamine-phosphate kinase, with protein sequence MIKMKVSDLGEKKLIKRIIANIKLHLKDFNIEGLGDDAALIDMGKEYIVATTDLLRQTSHFPKAMNHEQMGWKSVTVNISDLAAMGAKPLGLLMSMGLPAHMKVEEFDELLRGILKACDHYRIPLIGGDTKEADEIILAGAAIGRTLKEDALLKSGSKEGDLVGVTGQLGLAAAGIKILLHNIEEVPVTDDILSKIMDHALKPEARLKEARILAKSHLVNAATDITDGLVSELNELITATSNKIGIRLYKEKLPIPYEVKEIARLIKEDPIELGIYYGEDFELLFTIPPENVIPLSDRLNFYIIGEVTKTGRIEIVDKEGRTYIPPVKGYEHLRG
- the cfbA gene encoding sirohydrochlorin nickelochelatase; the protein is MASNSNQPNKIGVLLVGHGSRLPYGEKVIKKLAKLYEKEVEYPVEIGFMNISKPTIPEAVKKLSKKGVKKIIVTPVFLAHGVHTKHDIPHILGIDDGKEHHHSHEHQHDEKIEFNGEIIYTEPLGADPRIVEIIKDRVNSALS
- a CDS encoding Zn-ribbon domain-containing OB-fold protein, which codes for MSETVRTWRHIPQRYNLLGSKCLKCGSIFFPRRIVCPHCRRKGKLEDIKFKGKGKIHSYSVIHAPSDEFKNIAPYVVAIVELEEGVKITTQIVDCNPDNIKIGDEVEMVFRKIREEGKDGVITYGFKFKPAK
- a CDS encoding magnesium transporter: MTKKLTEKIKIIMDHLLTLLVNISILFSKAFIKFFEIFKKINFFIKSVKRILGESLFALLICAIGDLIAGIVLSKMTHFLEAYPGLIVLIPGAIGMRGNIFGALGSRLGSNLHIGTLSTELKKSKILNDNIESTIILTIIMSLFLGLMAWTICEISNFKNIGIIDFTIISVMGGIISGIFLLPATILIALKSYENGWDPDNITTPLIAASGDLFTLPSVFLAILFLELIKNTILEPTFFLLFILMGLLGLLIGLKGDEYLKGIISQSVPVLLLCSIFGTSAGSILNSRLSVILDNPSILALVPLFSGESGDLVSILGARLSSGLHSGIIPPTLIPRKGALYNFGIIIILSIIIYPVIGVLAHIVSAGLGLPTIPLHKMILISALAGYILTPFLLILGFYLNSLSYRRELDPDNVVVPLSTSLTDPMANICLVFMIILFLNV
- a CDS encoding potassium channel family protein, which codes for MKNLSELMVDLAYSALLFNSRDAAEEVKKLENKVNRLNYEIKKESLLAARSVEDAEELTALLEVGQAAENIADAAKDIAELVLKGIKPHPVFKMVMEESDEIIMRVTIEEGSELIGKSLGEILLGTRTGMRIIAIRRGESWIYGPDRNTVLAEEDTLIAKGNEAGAELLRKLAKNEMSLDEL
- the cobJ gene encoding precorrin-3B C(17)-methyltransferase, whose amino-acid sequence is MIKIVGIGPTRDDMTFRAFKAIKDADVIIGYKKYIDKIRDIIKDKEVIEKGMREEIKRAEIAIKKHREGKNVALISSGDPGIFGMANVFFHLIDKYSNIEVEVIPGVTAVNYAASLLGAPLHDFAVISLSDILTPLSEIKKKVENAVTAGFIIVFYNPKSKRRKRPLMEVLKIIKEHLAPYTPVGVVKDGKAKLTNLQRLDVENVDMSTTIIIGNPTTYIKEGYMITPRGYALKYFIHPLAREYYQRYINGEIQEGPNLECEYYPCHFMGQDCTFCYCPFYPCGDGSTGGYWIKDKGVWSCQECEWIHEEDTVKCLKKSLDDIIKEVEDLNKKKKELLKLRRNCIHETRLM